The Trichocoleus sp. FACHB-46 genome segment CAGTAGCTGCGGCCTGTATTGAAATTTTACGCAACACTGAGGATGCTGTGGGTAAACCAAGCGATCGCCGCTGTGACGGAGCTTGGTTGCGCCAGGAAGCTTTATCTTTGTTTGGTGCTGAGGCGCTGACCCAGCAATTAAAACAATTACTGAGTTCGACCATAGAGGAGTCAACAAAGCTATCCTAAAAAAAGCAAGAATTTGTTGCCTCTAGGAGCTTGCTGTGAATCAAGACAGCCTCAGAAGTTTTCAGTTAACCCTCGCTGGTGCAAGTCGCTGGCTTATGTTCCTAGCTTTGCTCTGGCTGCTAGGATTAGCGGGTTTGGGCTGGCTGGTTAAGTCATTTCTGCTTGTGGTTGGTTTTATTTGTTTAGCGCCAATCATTGCGTTTTTAGGCTTTCGCTGGTGGCTGAAGCGCAACTTAGTCCAAGCTCAATGCCCCGTTTGTGGCTCTGAGGTGGCGGGCATCAACCAGACCCAGATTGAGTGTGCTAGTTGTGGGGAAGCACTTAAGGTAGAGAAAGGCCATTTAAGCCGTCTGACGCCACCCGGAACCATTGATGTGCAAGCTATTGAAGTGCCAGCCCAACCGATTGACCGTTAGCTGGACATTTTTCCAACGCGATCGCCTAACTACCCATCTCAATTAAAAAAGTGGACAGTTCTGAAAGAAGAACCATCCACTTTTTTGTTTAAGTCACTAGCGGTTTAGGCTTTTGTTAGTTGGGAGCCTGAGAAATGGAAAGTCGGTAAGCATGCTGTCCTTGGCCGCGATCGCCAACGTAGACAGAGTAGGTGCCAGGAGACCAAAAACCTGAGATTTGCGCTGGCTTCTGGGAATAAGTATCTGCTAAAGAACAGAATCGTCCCCCCGGACCATCAATCAACAAGGTGGGTTGTCCTTCACTTTGCACTGCAAAACGCAGGTAAGGAACAGCCTGGGTCACTTGAATTACCTGACTGGGGGTATTACTGACATAGCCACAATCGCTACTTTTAGCTCCGCCCGATGTGCCTGTTAGCACTTGAGGGTCAGGCTGAAACCCGGGAGCAACAGGTAAAGGTTTACTCTGAGCTGAACCAGCAACTGTCAAAGCCACCACCAGGGCTGTAGGAACAGCAAGCCAATATTTGTACGTCTTCATCTTGCTCACCCCTCAAAAAGTGCGGAGTGCTCCTAATTCCAGTATCCGCAATTTCCGGCGAATTGCGGAACTGTATGTTCATGTTTCTAGATTGTCACAGAACTTTTTATTGCTGAGGCAGCTAAAGCCCTACACAACCAATTACCAATTAATTAGGTGGAGTGGCGATACTGTTCTAGTAGCTGCGGAATGTGGTCATAACCATCGACCCCGATCACGGAAGCAATTTGACGGCGATATTGTTCTAAAGCTGCTTGAAACCCTGCTTCCCCCATTTGCCCCTGCAAAATCATTAGTAGCCCTGCGGGTTGCCGCCACTCACTAGAAGCAATTTGCTCTAGAAGATACATGCCCAAACAGCCACTATAAACAGATTTTTCCAGGTTTTGTAGACGGTAGTAGGCTTCGGCTAAGTGAGCTAAGTTGCGAGCTTGTAAATAGACATCACCAGAAAACTGCGCCGCTTGAATACCACCTTCTAAATAAGCGATCGCTATTTGTGATTGATCTAAGACAATATGAGCGATCCCCAAGCTGCTGAGACAGAGGGCTTGGCTTTGGCGATCGCCTAACCGTTCAGATAATTTCAAGCCTTGCTGTAAATAATCAATCGCACTTTCGTAGGTTTCAGGTTCAACTTGTTCTAGCTGCTGCGCTTGTAGCACTTCGCTGTAACCCAAGTTAGCTAAAGCATTCGCCTCACCCAAGCGATCCCCAGCCTGACGACTCAGAATCAAGGCCCGCTGACTGTAGTTGATCGCTTCGGCATAATTTTTCTCCGATACGCAAGCCCGACTGAGGTGATTGAAGTTGGCGATTTCACAGGGGCGATCGCCTGCTGTCCGCGCCAGCTCCAAAGCTTGTTGATGAAAATTTTGCGCCCGGTCATATTGGCCCTGCGCCCGGAAAGAATAGCCGAGTAAGGTCAGGATTCTGGCTTTTTCCTGAGTGCCTTCGGCTCGCCGTAATGGTTCATCTAGGTAGTTCAGGGCATCTCGTAAATAGTTGCCAGCAAAGGAAGCAAAAATGCCACCGTAAAGCGGAAAGTACTCGCGTTGCGCAAAGGTTCGCAGGATTTGCAGTGTGCTCTGAAAGGCTGCATTGGCAAAGCGATCGCCTAAACCCACGCCCATTTGGGACCACAGGACGGCAAATGCTAGAAACGTCGAGATGGAGAGCTTAGAGCCGACTTTGGAATCGTAGACCAACTTGTCAAACCAGGTCACCAAACCTTGCTGTAAGCCGCGCAGAATCACCGTGAGTTCAACCCAATCTTCGAGGTCCACAGTTTGATGTCTCCCCCACTCAGCCGCCGATTGCTCATGAGCGAGGGCTTGGAATAAAGATTGAGGCATGGGACTGCCAACTTGTTTAGCCCACAGTGCCCAAGGACCACGCTGACCCGGCACACCTTCAAACCCTAACTGCCCTTGGTTTTGGTCGTAAATCCAGCCCACCAAATGGTCTTCTAAACGACGCCAGGCGGCAATTCCGCGCCCAATGCCTGTCGCTAGTTGCTCAATCTGCTGCTGAGAGTCAGTCTCGGTGATGGTAGCGGCTTGCTGCTGTAACGCTTTAGCAAGCTGTTG includes the following:
- a CDS encoding lipopolysaccharide assembly protein LapB — protein: MADPVSGATPLASRYLELIDRIVETTLKGKIRSKEQVYQMLLQEVSAGTGEIFERCLGDRLTAAQRQVEIQTDELKLAKANRVLRALQTIQGEWERWQEQNQATEMLTTAVRQVVAAEPEQRLTTLIQVTDPNRGQIVTLQQWQQLAKALQQQAATITETDSQQQIEQLATGIGRGIAAWRRLEDHLVGWIYDQNQGQLGFEGVPGQRGPWALWAKQVGSPMPQSLFQALAHEQSAAEWGRHQTVDLEDWVELTVILRGLQQGLVTWFDKLVYDSKVGSKLSISTFLAFAVLWSQMGVGLGDRFANAAFQSTLQILRTFAQREYFPLYGGIFASFAGNYLRDALNYLDEPLRRAEGTQEKARILTLLGYSFRAQGQYDRAQNFHQQALELARTAGDRPCEIANFNHLSRACVSEKNYAEAINYSQRALILSRQAGDRLGEANALANLGYSEVLQAQQLEQVEPETYESAIDYLQQGLKLSERLGDRQSQALCLSSLGIAHIVLDQSQIAIAYLEGGIQAAQFSGDVYLQARNLAHLAEAYYRLQNLEKSVYSGCLGMYLLEQIASSEWRQPAGLLMILQGQMGEAGFQAALEQYRRQIASVIGVDGYDHIPQLLEQYRHST